A single Clostridia bacterium DNA region contains:
- a CDS encoding NAD(P)H-dependent oxidoreductase, with the protein MKVLAIIGSPRKGNSYKITQRIEEKLKGLGDIEFNYIFLNEIHLETCRGCFACISKGENFCPLKDDRVKIEEQMQNSNGVIFVSPNYCNGATSIMKNFIERLCYIGHRPRFFNQFALAIATSAGPIGLKETLFDLSYFGGGGFHYVKKLGIMVPPFPVSSIREQKIEKQITDTATKFYSAMKNKKRPTPRYIDIIHFHSFKAMYTGFPSLGKEYFPADYNYWTERGWLKKNKYYFTDANVSIFKKAFGKLFGIVIKHPNPIMSK; encoded by the coding sequence ATGAAAGTGCTTGCGATTATAGGTAGCCCAAGAAAAGGAAATAGTTATAAAATTACTCAACGGATAGAGGAAAAACTAAAAGGGCTAGGAGATATAGAGTTTAATTATATTTTCCTAAATGAAATACATTTAGAAACTTGTCGTGGTTGCTTTGCATGTATTTCAAAAGGTGAGAATTTTTGTCCGTTAAAAGATGACAGGGTGAAAATTGAAGAACAAATGCAGAATTCCAACGGTGTAATATTTGTTTCGCCTAATTATTGCAATGGAGCAACTTCAATAATGAAGAACTTTATTGAACGTTTATGCTATATTGGCCATCGCCCACGTTTTTTTAATCAATTTGCATTAGCGATTGCTACTAGTGCAGGTCCCATTGGTTTGAAAGAGACGCTTTTTGATCTTTCATACTTTGGCGGGGGCGGTTTTCATTATGTGAAAAAATTAGGCATCATGGTACCACCATTTCCGGTTAGTTCTATTCGAGAACAAAAAATTGAGAAGCAAATTACTGATACCGCCACGAAATTTTATAGTGCTATGAAGAACAAAAAACGCCCGACTCCAAGATATATTGATATAATACATTTTCATTCTTTTAAAGCTATGTACACTGGTTTTCCATCCTTGGGGAAAGAATATTTTCCTGCTGATTATAATTACTGGACTGAACGAGGTTGGCTTAAAAAGAATAAGTACTATTTTACTGATGCTAATGTAAGTATATTTAAAAAGGCGTTTGGAAAGTTATTTGGGATAGTTATCAAGCATCCCAATCCAATAATGTCGAAATAG
- a CDS encoding NAD(P)H-dependent oxidoreductase, with the protein MKILALMGSQRKNGTGYNYVSKIEKAIKEMTEVDFEYVFLSDYDIKMCKGCMVCYEKGEEACPLKDDYLRVIKKLHEADAVIFYSPTYTISISGIMKNFFDRSSYICHRPLFKGKYALIMTTVGAFGEKQALDTLRMIVSVIGYRITGIIGIQNGRYARDSKYVLGIEKRLKAEAIKLIEYASQKAPIKPKFFELLAYNYQKIIFTADTKDCKYDKDYWKNAGWTDPKSTYFYDVQIPILKNLLAGVIVKILIRCRIFAT; encoded by the coding sequence ATGAAAATTTTAGCATTGATGGGCAGCCAAAGGAAAAACGGAACAGGATATAATTATGTGTCAAAAATAGAAAAAGCAATAAAAGAGATGACTGAGGTTGATTTTGAATACGTTTTTCTTTCTGATTATGATATAAAGATGTGTAAAGGCTGCATGGTTTGTTATGAGAAAGGCGAGGAAGCATGTCCTCTGAAAGATGATTATCTGAGAGTGATTAAAAAATTGCACGAAGCTGATGCTGTTATATTTTACTCTCCTACCTATACAATTTCAATTTCAGGAATTATGAAGAATTTCTTTGACAGGAGCTCATATATATGCCATAGGCCGTTGTTCAAGGGGAAATATGCGCTTATAATGACCACAGTTGGTGCGTTTGGAGAAAAACAAGCATTAGATACACTTAGAATGATTGTTAGTGTTATCGGCTATAGAATTACCGGAATAATCGGTATCCAAAATGGGCGGTATGCCAGAGATTCAAAATATGTACTAGGAATTGAAAAAAGGTTAAAGGCTGAAGCAATTAAACTAATTGAATATGCTAGTCAAAAAGCTCCTATAAAACCTAAATTTTTTGAGCTGCTGGCATACAATTATCAAAAAATAATTTTTACTGCCGATACAAAAGATTGCAAGTATGATAAGGACTATTGGAAAAATGCAGGATGGACTGATCCTAAATCAACATATTTCTACGACGTACAAATTCCGATATTAAAAAATCTATTAGCTGGAGTTATAGTAAAAATACTAATACGTTGCAGAATTTTTGCAACATAA
- a CDS encoding TetR/AcrR family transcriptional regulator yields MENILPRRERERQVRKSEMIEVAEKLFIQNGYEGTSMDDIAKEAQFTKRTIYQYFINKDDLFYAVALKFARQLNSNFKEAFISKKTALEKIHYANLQYFQFFKEHPEVFQLINHVPQGKPGKEVSPNYIEMLKFQSESFQMYTEIIEKGKKDGSMSPDLDAKKAAHFGVLTVMAYMNTMSKASNRYFETYGFAKDDFILFGLKMITETLAPKSI; encoded by the coding sequence TTGGAAAATATTTTACCTAGACGCGAAAGGGAACGGCAAGTAAGAAAATCAGAAATGATCGAAGTTGCAGAGAAACTATTTATACAGAATGGTTATGAAGGTACTTCGATGGATGATATTGCAAAAGAAGCTCAGTTCACAAAACGTACAATATATCAATACTTTATAAATAAAGATGATTTATTTTATGCAGTAGCTCTCAAATTTGCGAGACAATTAAATTCAAACTTTAAAGAAGCTTTTATTAGCAAGAAAACCGCCCTTGAGAAAATCCACTATGCAAATCTGCAATATTTCCAATTTTTTAAGGAACATCCTGAGGTTTTCCAGTTGATTAACCATGTACCACAAGGTAAACCTGGGAAAGAAGTCAGCCCTAACTATATAGAAATGCTGAAGTTTCAGAGTGAATCATTTCAGATGTATACAGAAATTATTGAAAAAGGCAAAAAAGATGGAAGCATGTCCCCTGATTTGGATGCCAAAAAAGCTGCTCACTTTGGTGTGCTCACAGTCATGGCATATATGAATACTATGTCCAAGGCCAGCAATAGATACTTTGAAACTTATGGATTCGCTAAAGATGATTTTATTCTTTTCGGGCTCAAAATGATAACCGAAACATTAGCACCTAAAAGTATATAA
- a CDS encoding MBL fold metallo-hydrolase: MKISESVYLLDSTAGSYVYVVVGSETALIDTGLPWKGKSIMKELGSMGIQLGNIKHILLTHHDIDHIGNVFMLQQLTGAQVWASKEDIPYITGELDRYGFKKYLKYFFKVKKPKDINPYKPEQKINGIDVIPTPGHTPGHVCLLYDDILFAGDLLENKKGKLIPYPPPWNWDDSMMLESITKISQTPYKLVCPAHGKPIQRY; encoded by the coding sequence ATGAAAATATCTGAAAGTGTCTATTTGTTGGATTCAACCGCAGGGAGCTATGTATATGTTGTCGTGGGCAGTGAAACTGCTCTGATTGATACGGGACTCCCATGGAAGGGCAAAAGTATAATGAAAGAATTAGGGTCTATGGGGATACAGCTTGGGAATATAAAACATATATTATTGACACATCATGACATAGACCATATAGGGAATGTATTCATGCTTCAGCAGCTGACAGGGGCTCAGGTTTGGGCTTCCAAAGAGGACATCCCGTATATTACCGGTGAGCTTGACCGTTATGGTTTTAAGAAGTATTTAAAGTACTTTTTCAAGGTAAAAAAGCCAAAGGATATAAATCCCTATAAACCAGAACAGAAAATTAACGGTATTGATGTCATACCGACTCCAGGGCACACCCCGGGGCATGTATGCCTGCTTTATGATGACATCCTGTTTGCAGGGGATTTGCTGGAAAACAAGAAAGGTAAGCTGATACCATATCCCCCACCATGGAATTGGGATGATTCAATGATGCTTGAGTCAATTACTAAAATATCTCAAACTCCTTATAAATTGGTATGCCCCGCCCATGGGAAACCCATACAAAGATATTAG
- a CDS encoding class I SAM-dependent methyltransferase, which yields MHINNYDNVADIYDIYNQADYDIGFFVDRCKGFKGKAVELMAGTGRLSLPLLRSGMDLDCVDISKGLLEQLQGKLDKAGLAADIIQADIRYMNLKSKYELVVVGFNSLWHQRKTRTQ from the coding sequence ATGCACATAAATAACTATGATAATGTTGCAGACATATATGATATATATAATCAGGCTGATTATGACATCGGTTTCTTTGTGGACAGATGCAAGGGCTTTAAAGGTAAGGCAGTTGAGCTGATGGCCGGTACGGGAAGGCTCTCGCTGCCACTTTTAAGGTCAGGCATGGACCTGGACTGTGTTGACATTTCCAAGGGGTTATTGGAACAGCTGCAAGGAAAATTGGATAAAGCAGGGCTGGCGGCGGATATCATTCAAGCTGATATCCGATATATGAATTTAAAGAGTAAGTATGAGTTGGTCGTCGTCGGCTTCAATTCTTTATGGCATCAAAGGAAAACCAGGACGCAATAG
- a CDS encoding EFR1 family ferrodoxin (N-terminal region resembles flavodoxins. C-terminal ferrodoxin region binds two 4Fe-4S clusters.) — protein MSTIIFYFSGRGNALSAARIIAGKLGDTELVPIYRALNESIDLSADRIGFAFPVIDLGMPAVVSKLIRKLDIRDKNKYFFAVVTTGGMPAGTMLQVGNRLKSRGLKLSAGFYLVANGTQESLDAWDAKTDEIVSIIKAKGEHNPDKVKFIDSVILTGLANKLARLIIPYEDKKFNVDGNCDGCGICQKVCPVKNIDIKNGEPVWLHKCQQCGACFNLCPKKALHGKNLAARTYHLNPYVELKDFIID, from the coding sequence ATGAGTACGATCATATTCTACTTCTCAGGCAGAGGCAATGCTCTGAGCGCAGCACGGATTATCGCAGGGAAATTGGGGGATACAGAGCTTGTGCCGATTTATAGGGCTCTGAACGAAAGCATAGATCTTTCTGCGGATCGGATCGGGTTCGCATTCCCGGTAATAGACCTGGGAATGCCTGCAGTTGTATCAAAGCTGATTCGGAAGCTGGATATCAGAGACAAAAATAAATATTTCTTTGCTGTGGTAACGACAGGCGGGATGCCCGCAGGTACAATGCTGCAGGTGGGAAACCGGTTGAAGTCAAGAGGCTTAAAGCTTTCGGCAGGCTTTTACCTTGTGGCAAACGGAACACAGGAATCACTCGACGCATGGGACGCAAAGACCGACGAGATCGTATCAATCATCAAAGCTAAAGGCGAACATAATCCTGACAAGGTAAAGTTCATCGACAGCGTAATCCTTACAGGTCTTGCAAACAAGCTTGCAAGGCTGATAATACCGTATGAGGACAAAAAATTCAATGTAGATGGCAATTGTGATGGCTGCGGTATTTGCCAAAAGGTATGTCCGGTAAAGAATATTGATATTAAGAACGGAGAGCCGGTTTGGCTGCACAAATGCCAGCAGTGCGGAGCATGCTTCAATTTGTGTCCTAAAAAGGCCTTGCATGGAAAAAACCTCGCTGCACGGACCTATCATTTGAATCCTTACGTTGAATTAAAGGATTTTATTATCGATTGA
- a CDS encoding TetR/AcrR family transcriptional regulator, with translation MAKEKYHHGDLKKELLKKGLQLLNKDGYEDFSLRKVAVMCGVSHAAPYKHFKSKEELISAIASDVSKSFTSVLEGVMQSFSDDPKARTIEMGKQYVKFMVENPDYFKFIFLTDHHNPILIKDDVFVIREGHPFEMARKCAADYYASINLDEKDWAVETLALWGLIHGFAVLMVHNTISYSGDYLTLIERMLKEKLKL, from the coding sequence TTGGCTAAGGAAAAATACCACCACGGTGATTTGAAAAAGGAATTACTGAAAAAGGGATTGCAGCTACTCAACAAAGACGGCTATGAGGATTTTTCATTAAGGAAAGTGGCGGTTATGTGCGGTGTAAGCCATGCAGCTCCCTATAAGCACTTCAAGAGCAAGGAGGAGCTGATAAGCGCTATTGCTTCAGATGTATCAAAGAGTTTTACATCTGTGCTTGAAGGTGTCATGCAAAGTTTTTCGGATGATCCTAAAGCCAGGACGATAGAAATGGGAAAGCAATATGTAAAATTCATGGTGGAAAATCCGGATTATTTCAAGTTCATATTTTTGACCGATCATCATAACCCTATTCTTATCAAAGATGATGTATTTGTGATTAGAGAAGGGCATCCCTTCGAAATGGCGAGAAAATGCGCTGCAGATTATTATGCATCGATTAACCTTGACGAGAAGGATTGGGCAGTAGAAACGCTGGCTTTATGGGGTTTGATACATGGCTTTGCCGTACTTATGGTACACAACACCATTTCATATTCAGGTGATTATTTGACTTTGATAGAAAGAATGTTGAAAGAAAAGCTTAAGCTCTAG
- a CDS encoding CBS domain-containing protein, protein MNIAFFLTPKVEVIWISADSTMRQVIEKMEFHRYSALPLIDNDGKYAGTITEGDILWCLKHAPDLNFKDTNKILVRDIPKYQHNKPVSIDAHIEDLILLSVNQNFIPVVDDNDIFIGIIRRSDIINYFYTLVFTKQK, encoded by the coding sequence ATGAATATAGCTTTTTTTCTTACACCAAAAGTAGAAGTTATCTGGATATCAGCGGACTCGACAATGAGGCAAGTGATAGAAAAGATGGAGTTTCACAGGTATTCTGCATTGCCCTTAATTGATAACGATGGGAAATATGCAGGCACAATAACGGAAGGGGATATACTCTGGTGTTTGAAGCATGCACCGGATTTGAACTTTAAAGACACCAATAAGATATTAGTCAGAGACATTCCGAAATACCAGCATAACAAACCGGTTTCTATTGATGCACATATAGAAGACCTGATACTTCTTTCGGTTAATCAGAACTTTATCCCTGTAGTTGATGATAATGATATATTTATCGGTATCATCAGGAGAAGTGATATCATTAATTATTTCTATACATTGGTTTTTACAAAACAGAAGTGA
- a CDS encoding M15 family metallopeptidase, whose protein sequence is MKKVKAFILILYLIIASAYLITSPQRGAAFIKTTVSSYDITMKQDLLSLMMAYPENISNVEQSDGQVYIVIKSGKKILYDDKKVKSVETKIAYPDLQDMMEQAYPVVPIKKLMDKNHDPGRARVYSLLNEVYGASQKQIENNLANVKVGYGTFQFNEKNQAAEALKNVMRELSVAAENRSDIRSCIYPCNGTYNYRVIAGTNRLSPHSYGIAVDLARDKRDYWQWASREEGQKRLSSYPVEIAALFEKHNFIWGGKWGHFDILHFEYRPEIIIKARCFGSNQDFQQVWYQGVPLEDEYIRNCIKKIDEKIK, encoded by the coding sequence ATGAAAAAAGTCAAAGCTTTCATTTTGATACTTTACTTAATAATTGCATCTGCATATCTAATAACCAGCCCGCAGCGGGGCGCAGCTTTTATTAAAACAACTGTATCTTCCTATGACATTACTATGAAACAGGATCTTCTAAGCTTGATGATGGCTTATCCTGAGAATATCTCAAATGTGGAGCAATCGGATGGGCAAGTATATATTGTAATAAAATCCGGAAAGAAGATTCTATACGATGATAAAAAAGTCAAGAGCGTCGAAACTAAAATTGCTTATCCCGATTTGCAGGATATGATGGAGCAAGCCTATCCTGTTGTACCGATAAAAAAGCTTATGGATAAAAACCATGATCCGGGGCGGGCCAGGGTATACAGTCTATTGAATGAGGTTTATGGAGCATCACAGAAGCAAATTGAAAATAACCTGGCAAATGTTAAGGTAGGATATGGAACGTTTCAGTTTAATGAAAAAAATCAAGCTGCAGAAGCACTAAAAAATGTTATGAGAGAGCTTTCTGTGGCAGCTGAAAATAGGAGTGATATTAGATCATGTATATATCCTTGCAATGGTACCTATAATTATCGTGTTATTGCGGGTACGAATCGCTTGAGTCCTCATTCTTATGGTATAGCAGTGGACCTTGCACGGGATAAGAGGGATTATTGGCAGTGGGCATCCAGAGAAGAAGGGCAAAAAAGATTATCCTCCTATCCTGTTGAAATTGCTGCGTTATTTGAAAAGCACAACTTCATTTGGGGAGGCAAATGGGGGCACTTTGACATACTGCATTTTGAATATCGCCCGGAGATTATAATCAAAGCCCGCTGCTTTGGAAGCAATCAGGACTTTCAGCAGGTGTGGTATCAGGGAGTGCCTTTGGAAGATGAATATATAAGGAACTGCATTAAAAAAATAGATGAAAAGATAAAGTAA
- a CDS encoding glycoside hydrolase family 30 protein, translated as MNNKLELIQTAKNTADRMSEKEGLYLSSFENLNQTIIAIDESQEYQVIEGFGGAFTEAAADTFYKMSSQKREEILEAYFDPQKGINYSLCRTHINSCDFSLGNYSYAEIEGDADLKFFNIGRDYNLLIPMIKEAMGVNGSKIKFLASPWSPPYWMKTNGEMNHGGKLKEKYRESWARYFVKYIKAYRREGIDIWGVSVQNEPDAVQTWDSCIYSHEEERDFVRDYLGPIFAEEALGNINIIVWDHNTDQVFERAKVILEDEECAKYVWGVGFHWYSGDQFENLAKTHAAFPDKKLLFTEGCQEGGVHLDSWSVGERYGHNMINDFNNWTVGWIDWNMVLNETGGPNHVGNYCDAPIIANTNTDEIHYENSYYYIGHFSKYIEPGATRIGCSCSGCDKLETTAFKNSDGTLVIVVMNSNDYEVDYCIKIGDRGTSIKALAHSIVTLIK; from the coding sequence ATGAATAATAAATTGGAATTAATACAGACAGCAAAGAATACTGCTGACAGAATGAGTGAAAAAGAAGGATTGTATTTATCATCTTTTGAGAACCTGAACCAAACTATTATTGCGATAGATGAAAGCCAGGAATATCAGGTTATAGAAGGCTTTGGCGGGGCTTTTACAGAGGCAGCTGCAGATACCTTTTATAAAATGAGCAGCCAGAAAAGAGAAGAGATACTTGAGGCATATTTTGACCCCCAAAAAGGTATTAACTATTCACTTTGCCGCACCCACATCAACAGCTGTGATTTTTCTCTTGGGAATTACTCATATGCTGAAATAGAAGGTGATGCAGACCTTAAGTTTTTCAATATTGGAAGAGATTATAATCTCCTTATTCCTATGATAAAGGAAGCAATGGGTGTGAATGGCTCTAAAATTAAATTTCTTGCATCCCCATGGAGTCCTCCCTATTGGATGAAGACGAATGGAGAAATGAATCACGGAGGCAAGTTGAAAGAAAAGTACAGGGAAAGCTGGGCAAGATATTTTGTAAAATATATAAAGGCATACAGAAGGGAAGGAATAGACATATGGGGCGTCTCGGTGCAAAACGAGCCGGATGCTGTCCAGACATGGGATTCCTGCATATACAGCCATGAAGAAGAAAGAGATTTTGTCAGGGATTATCTCGGACCGATATTTGCAGAAGAAGCTCTGGGAAACATAAATATAATAGTATGGGACCATAATACAGATCAGGTATTTGAAAGGGCTAAGGTTATTCTTGAGGATGAGGAATGTGCAAAGTATGTTTGGGGAGTAGGCTTTCACTGGTACTCGGGAGACCAATTTGAAAACCTGGCTAAGACTCATGCAGCTTTTCCTGACAAAAAGCTCCTATTTACCGAAGGCTGCCAAGAGGGCGGGGTACATCTGGATTCGTGGAGTGTAGGTGAAAGATACGGGCATAACATGATAAACGATTTCAACAATTGGACAGTGGGATGGATTGATTGGAACATGGTGTTGAACGAAACCGGAGGGCCTAACCATGTAGGTAATTATTGCGACGCTCCTATAATAGCAAATACTAATACTGATGAAATACATTACGAAAATTCCTATTATTACATCGGCCATTTTAGTAAGTATATAGAACCGGGAGCGACTAGAATAGGCTGCAGCTGCAGCGGTTGTGACAAGCTTGAAACGACTGCCTTTAAGAATTCTGATGGTACTTTAGTTATCGTAGTTATGAATTCAAATGATTATGAAGTAGATTATTGTATCAAAATTGGAGATAGAGGAACCAGTATTAAAGCTTTGGCTCACTCGATTGTAACATTGATAAAATAG
- a CDS encoding carbohydrate ABC transporter permease, which produces MDNMKVSNTKPKIRKRCMYILMAVFSIGQLFPLVWLIDFSLCKSGDLFGANILKWPDPPQWQNYVTAWVDGQIFKFLINSLIVNIAAGFFTVLFSLMMGYALTRMEWKLRKRTFAFILLGLMIPIHATLLPNYKTFEFVGISDSYLALIIPYIAFSLPLGVFLMTGFMETIPRSIEEAAVIDGCGIIRIVFSIILPMVKPAVMTISIMTILNTWNEFIMAATYLSSDTYRTLPFAVYYFAGQYASNYSVQFAVMNLVALPSLLVYIVLNEHITKGATAGAIKS; this is translated from the coding sequence ATGGATAATATGAAAGTTAGCAATACGAAGCCAAAAATCCGTAAGCGTTGCATGTATATACTTATGGCTGTTTTTTCCATCGGGCAGCTTTTCCCTTTGGTATGGCTTATTGATTTTTCGCTGTGCAAAAGCGGGGACTTGTTTGGTGCGAACATATTGAAGTGGCCTGATCCTCCACAATGGCAGAACTATGTTACTGCGTGGGTGGACGGACAGATATTCAAATTTCTGATAAACAGTCTGATAGTGAATATTGCCGCAGGCTTTTTCACCGTACTCTTCTCACTTATGATGGGCTACGCCTTAACTCGTATGGAGTGGAAGCTCAGGAAACGAACTTTTGCATTTATACTTTTGGGTCTGATGATACCCATACACGCAACTCTTCTGCCGAATTATAAGACCTTCGAATTCGTCGGTATCAGTGACTCTTATCTTGCATTAATAATTCCTTATATTGCGTTTTCTCTGCCCCTTGGAGTGTTTCTGATGACAGGCTTTATGGAGACAATACCCCGATCAATTGAGGAAGCTGCAGTTATTGACGGCTGTGGCATTATACGTATAGTATTTTCAATCATACTGCCAATGGTAAAACCGGCTGTAATGACTATATCCATTATGACTATACTTAATACCTGGAACGAGTTTATTATGGCAGCAACTTACCTGTCCAGCGATACTTACAGGACATTGCCCTTTGCAGTATATTATTTTGCAGGACAATATGCTTCCAACTACTCGGTACAGTTTGCGGTAATGAACCTTGTGGCGCTTCCCTCACTGCTTGTATATATCGTATTGAATGAGCACATTACAAAGGGTGCTACCGCGGGAGCAATAAAGAGTTGA
- a CDS encoding sugar ABC transporter permease: MNKMLRDKKIISILILPGLSVFVFAVFLPIVLSIYYGMTSWSGIGKPEFIGLANFKELVFHDKVFWISLRNALLLATGYVLIQHPLCLTAAIMLDRIGGRLEKVFRAIFFIPCVISIVVTSRMWVGIYDPQYGLLNKVLDLFHLGFLKQEWLGNPKLVLWSLLIIIMWQGFGWGMLIYYAGIKGIPEELYEAARIDGASGLKLYTQITIPLLQPVIRINVTLAVIAALKQMETIYLTTNGGPGNTSQFLANYLYIKAFNSYEYGYGNAISVLFVIACLIATYLLNKLLKREAIEY; this comes from the coding sequence ATGAATAAGATGCTGCGGGATAAAAAAATCATTTCAATACTCATACTTCCTGGCTTATCTGTTTTTGTATTTGCAGTTTTTCTTCCTATAGTTCTAAGTATTTATTACGGAATGACAAGCTGGTCAGGCATTGGAAAACCAGAGTTTATCGGGTTGGCAAACTTCAAGGAGCTTGTCTTCCATGATAAGGTGTTTTGGATTTCCTTGCGTAATGCTTTACTATTGGCAACAGGATATGTACTGATACAGCATCCCTTGTGTCTTACTGCAGCAATAATGCTTGACCGGATAGGCGGAAGGCTTGAGAAGGTATTCAGGGCAATATTTTTCATCCCCTGTGTCATCTCTATTGTAGTAACCTCCAGAATGTGGGTAGGTATTTATGACCCGCAATATGGTCTGCTGAACAAGGTTCTGGATCTATTTCATCTCGGTTTCTTAAAGCAGGAATGGCTCGGCAATCCAAAGCTGGTGCTTTGGTCCTTACTGATCATAATAATGTGGCAGGGCTTTGGCTGGGGCATGCTTATTTATTACGCAGGCATAAAAGGAATACCTGAGGAGCTGTATGAAGCTGCAAGAATTGATGGTGCGAGTGGTTTGAAGCTCTATACCCAGATAACAATTCCTCTGCTCCAGCCGGTTATAAGGATAAATGTCACCTTGGCAGTAATTGCTGCTCTTAAGCAAATGGAAACCATCTATCTGACTACAAACGGGGGTCCTGGGAATACCAGCCAGTTCCTCGCAAATTATCTGTATATAAAGGCGTTCAACTCATACGAGTATGGCTACGGAAACGCAATATCTGTGCTATTCGTAATAGCCTGCCTGATTGCCACATATTTGTTGAATAAACTGCTTAAGCGCGAAGCGATAGAATACTGA
- a CDS encoding extracellular solute-binding protein → MKKTIIKLTSIMLTLIFLLSIAGCTAEKPVATQTEPPKETKVEIKFFSNLPDRASGQGKLEQMLIDNYIKENPNVTIQLEALQDEPYKQKFKAYASGNSIPDIYMVWGQPSFFNPVMEAGYAAELNAADFKDYQFFNGALDGFSLDGKLYGLPRNTDYMVLYYNKALFESNGVKVPETFEEVIAAAKTFRAKGIAPIAMNGKDKWAISLLYQDLVIKEGGDQKLIYDAINGKVKFTENPILKKAAEDVKALMDVKGFQDSFVAADYGAANNLFAQEKAAMYYMGAWEVGMDSNPNFSDSFKKNVDVVKFPGPSTGSGKSTDILAWNGGGYAVSANSPVKDEAIKLLKYIMKPDNWAKNGWQLGLVVPGQKYDSYLTGKETNLQKKLTEVLSVTTSISGTSWNDSLTPDFKTSSENLSQELAAGMLTPEKFLEEMDKAAADASAK, encoded by the coding sequence ATGAAAAAGACAATAATTAAGCTGACCAGCATTATGCTTACACTGATATTTTTATTAAGCATAGCCGGATGTACAGCCGAAAAGCCGGTTGCTACACAGACAGAACCTCCAAAGGAAACTAAAGTTGAAATCAAGTTCTTTTCCAACCTCCCGGACCGTGCATCAGGACAAGGAAAGCTTGAACAAATGCTGATAGATAATTATATTAAGGAAAATCCTAACGTGACAATTCAGTTGGAAGCCCTTCAGGATGAGCCCTACAAGCAGAAATTCAAAGCGTATGCTTCAGGGAACTCGATTCCGGACATCTACATGGTATGGGGGCAGCCGTCCTTCTTCAACCCTGTAATGGAAGCGGGCTACGCTGCTGAGCTGAACGCAGCGGACTTCAAGGACTACCAGTTCTTCAATGGAGCATTGGACGGCTTCAGTCTTGATGGCAAACTATACGGACTTCCAAGAAACACAGACTATATGGTTTTATATTATAACAAAGCATTGTTTGAAAGTAATGGCGTAAAAGTACCTGAGACCTTCGAAGAGGTTATAGCTGCAGCTAAGACCTTCAGAGCCAAGGGCATTGCCCCTATAGCAATGAATGGTAAGGATAAATGGGCAATTTCTCTGCTCTATCAGGACCTGGTAATCAAAGAAGGCGGAGATCAGAAGCTTATATATGATGCAATAAACGGTAAAGTGAAGTTTACAGAGAATCCAATTTTGAAAAAAGCAGCAGAAGACGTAAAAGCCTTAATGGATGTTAAAGGCTTCCAGGACTCCTTTGTGGCTGCTGACTACGGCGCAGCAAACAATTTGTTCGCACAGGAAAAAGCAGCTATGTACTACATGGGTGCATGGGAAGTAGGTATGGACAGCAATCCTAATTTCAGCGATTCCTTCAAGAAAAACGTTGATGTAGTCAAATTCCCGGGGCCGAGTACCGGTTCTGGAAAGTCTACCGACATACTTGCCTGGAACGGCGGCGGCTATGCTGTATCAGCCAACTCACCGGTAAAAGATGAAGCAATTAAACTCCTCAAATATATAATGAAACCGGATAACTGGGCTAAAAACGGCTGGCAGCTTGGATTAGTGGTGCCAGGACAAAAATATGACAGCTATCTGACAGGCAAAGAAACAAATCTGCAGAAAAAACTTACTGAAGTATTAAGCGTTACAACTTCAATAAGCGGTACCAGCTGGAATGACAGCTTGACCCCGGACTTTAAAACATCTTCTGAGAATCTGTCTCAAGAGCTTGCTGCAGGGATGTTGACTCCTGAGAAATTCCTCGAAGAAATGGACAAAGCAGCAGCGGACGCTTCAGCAAAGTAA